One region of Choristoneura fumiferana chromosome 3, NRCan_CFum_1, whole genome shotgun sequence genomic DNA includes:
- the LOC141426529 gene encoding uncharacterized protein isoform X2, giving the protein MSESTGESNVTTSPRALQEMSLPAPEGLDVTAASGISMKQYEEQLNGLRKENFHLKLRIYFLEEKLGTGSPPAVQGLLEHNVRLQVEVEELRRQLTDKQELLAVAAEAIDVLEHQGSMSLDSIENTINHSNIARNDPTAPETTKTETVNETCASESAGDYLCVTQNSNDMDELVKLRKENRKALQMIKGCMKKIQQQDKEIKKLKLDKELVYAHVSDSQLEKYEEILKCKDEHIKDLEGKLRELQKNIDNGQNDDNAGNLQQLLTRRLQGLAYFLDKLLSHKCVLSEEKKKLAESILEQSLALPVGLQLDESIAPEEFTLDESNFDMTQSFRIEDLTAMFGHHGMCSDDNKHAHRKSTRKLLPNDCPSESECWSEPDRNVSLARIGLNDTGVGALEATSDTNRHNRARRSRISYGSRSEDKTANEAVLIDEIHQLTKQCEEIEYEKNDLHSQLEFAKTQIDDLISEKDELKTNLSNERCKLVELSKDSELMKTTITTLQLKIRDVEQQLVDATQVRDKLRAERQELESTFLETERSLRRAADDATVQASQAALERARAQHDRLRVEKDLEDTRENLAKAMETISNFEKEMARKVAVEACNRVVDVVHEDEEEDRPTSPDQGIDSDRLSSLEHNDAVNLSTRSLYEENISLKQKLARTKATLAETLTRLNAANMTKKSVQRAICREIHKTHGVLRKARDHLENPN; this is encoded by the exons ATGTCGGAATCCACTGGAGAAAGTAATGTTAC cacGAGTCCGCGGGCTCTTCAAGAGATGAGTCTGCCGGCTCCAGAGGGATTAG ACGTCACAGCTGCAAGTGGCATTAGCATGAAGCAGTATGAAGAACAGCTTAATGGATTAAGGAAAGAAAATTTTCATCTAAAACTGAGAATATATTTTCTTGAAGAAAAATTGGGAACTGGTTCACCTCCAGCGGTTCAG GGTCTTTTGGAGCATAATGTTCGGCTGCAGGTGGAAGTAGAAGAACTTCGAAGGCAGTTAACAGATAAGCAGGAACTCCTAGCAGTTGCTGCCGAAGCAATCGACGTTCTAGAACACCAG ggTTCTATGTCACTAGacagtatcgaaaatacaataaatCACAGCAACATTGCGCGAAATGATCCTACTGCACCG GAAACTACAAAAACTGAAACAGTTAATGAAACTTGTGCATCAGAATCCGCTGG AGATTATTTATGCGTCACCCAGAATAGTAATGACATG GATGAGTTGGTTAAGCTACGTAAGGAGAACCGTAAAGCCTTACAAATGATTAAGGGCTGTATGAAGAAAATTCAACAGCAAGACAAAGAAATTAAGAAGCTTAAACTG GATAAAGAACTGGTATACGCACATGTCAGTGATTCTCAGTTGGAAAAATATGAAGAGATTTTAAAGTGCAAAGACGAACACATCAAAGATCTTGAAGGTAAACTCAGAGAACTGCAGAAGAACATCGACAATGGACAAAATGATGACAATGCCGG AAACCTCCAACAGCTACTCACTCGCCGTCTACAAGGTTTAGCTTATTTCCTCGACAAGCTTCTATCACACAA ATGTGTTCTAAGTGAGGAGAAAAAGAAGTTAGCAGAGAGTATATTAGAGCAAAGTTTGGCTTTACCCGTGGGTTTGCAACTAGATGAATCCATAGCACCAGAAGAATTTACGTTAGACGAAAGCAATTTCGATATGACACAGTCCTTCAGAATTGAGGATCTGACCGCAATGTTTGGACACCACGGAATGTGTAGTGATGATAATAAACACGCACACAGAAAATCTACACGAAAACTGCTACCCAATGATTGTCCTTCCGAATCGGAATGTTGGTCGGAACCCGATAGAAACGTATCCCTTGCACGCATTGGATTGAACGATACAGGAGTAGGAGCCTTGGAAGCAACGTCTGACACTAACAGGCACAACAGAGCTCGCCGTTCGCGCATCTCTTACGGCTCCCGCTCAGAAGATAAAACAGCGAATGAAGCTGTATTGATCGATGAAATCCATCAACTTACGAAACAATGTGAAGAAATTGAATATGAGAAAAATGACTTGCATAGTCAGTTAGAATTTGCAAAAACTCAAATAGATGATCTTATTTCGGAGAAAGATGAACTTAAAACCAATTTATCAAACGAACGCTGTAAACTTGTTGAATTAAGTAAGGATTCTGAATTAATGAAAACCACTATAACTACATTACAGTTAAAGATAAGGGATGTCGAACAACAACTGGTTGATGCAACTCAAGTTAGAGATAAGTTACGTGCCGAAAGACAAGAGCTGGAATCTACGTTCTTGGAGACAGAACGATCACTGCGACGTGCCGCAGATGACGCGACCGTCCAAGCTTCTCAGGCTGCTTTAGAGAGAGCTCGGGCTCAGCATGATAGGCTACGCGTAGAAAAAGATCTTGAAGACACTCGCGAAAATTTAGCCAAAGCTATGGAAACTATTAGCAACTTTGAAAAAGAAATGGCTCGCAAGGTGGCGGTAGAGGCTTGTAATAGGGTTGTGGATGTGGTACATGAAGATGAGGAAGAAGACCGGCCCACTTCTCCAGACCAAGGAATCGATAGTGACAGATTATCAAGTCTTGAACATAACGATGCAGTCAATTTATCAACAC GTTCGTTATATGAAGAAAATATATCACTAAAGCAAAAACTAGCCCGAACTAAAGCCACCCTCGCGGAAACTCTCACTCGGTTAAATGCTGCCAACATGACGAAGAAAAGCGTACAGCGCGCTATCTGTCGCGAAATTCATAAGACTCACGGCGTTCTACGAAAGGCTAGAGATCATCTCGAAAATCCTAACTAA
- the LOC141426529 gene encoding uncharacterized protein isoform X1 — MATLPRTSKHGAGISSPFSTSPRALQEMSLPAPEGLDVTAASGISMKQYEEQLNGLRKENFHLKLRIYFLEEKLGTGSPPAVQGLLEHNVRLQVEVEELRRQLTDKQELLAVAAEAIDVLEHQGSMSLDSIENTINHSNIARNDPTAPETTKTETVNETCASESAGDYLCVTQNSNDMDELVKLRKENRKALQMIKGCMKKIQQQDKEIKKLKLDKELVYAHVSDSQLEKYEEILKCKDEHIKDLEGKLRELQKNIDNGQNDDNAGNLQQLLTRRLQGLAYFLDKLLSHKCVLSEEKKKLAESILEQSLALPVGLQLDESIAPEEFTLDESNFDMTQSFRIEDLTAMFGHHGMCSDDNKHAHRKSTRKLLPNDCPSESECWSEPDRNVSLARIGLNDTGVGALEATSDTNRHNRARRSRISYGSRSEDKTANEAVLIDEIHQLTKQCEEIEYEKNDLHSQLEFAKTQIDDLISEKDELKTNLSNERCKLVELSKDSELMKTTITTLQLKIRDVEQQLVDATQVRDKLRAERQELESTFLETERSLRRAADDATVQASQAALERARAQHDRLRVEKDLEDTRENLAKAMETISNFEKEMARKVAVEACNRVVDVVHEDEEEDRPTSPDQGIDSDRLSSLEHNDAVNLSTRSLYEENISLKQKLARTKATLAETLTRLNAANMTKKSVQRAICREIHKTHGVLRKARDHLENPN, encoded by the exons ATGGCAACATTACCAAGGACGTCAAAACATGGAGCTGGTATATCTTCTCCTTTTAG cacGAGTCCGCGGGCTCTTCAAGAGATGAGTCTGCCGGCTCCAGAGGGATTAG ACGTCACAGCTGCAAGTGGCATTAGCATGAAGCAGTATGAAGAACAGCTTAATGGATTAAGGAAAGAAAATTTTCATCTAAAACTGAGAATATATTTTCTTGAAGAAAAATTGGGAACTGGTTCACCTCCAGCGGTTCAG GGTCTTTTGGAGCATAATGTTCGGCTGCAGGTGGAAGTAGAAGAACTTCGAAGGCAGTTAACAGATAAGCAGGAACTCCTAGCAGTTGCTGCCGAAGCAATCGACGTTCTAGAACACCAG ggTTCTATGTCACTAGacagtatcgaaaatacaataaatCACAGCAACATTGCGCGAAATGATCCTACTGCACCG GAAACTACAAAAACTGAAACAGTTAATGAAACTTGTGCATCAGAATCCGCTGG AGATTATTTATGCGTCACCCAGAATAGTAATGACATG GATGAGTTGGTTAAGCTACGTAAGGAGAACCGTAAAGCCTTACAAATGATTAAGGGCTGTATGAAGAAAATTCAACAGCAAGACAAAGAAATTAAGAAGCTTAAACTG GATAAAGAACTGGTATACGCACATGTCAGTGATTCTCAGTTGGAAAAATATGAAGAGATTTTAAAGTGCAAAGACGAACACATCAAAGATCTTGAAGGTAAACTCAGAGAACTGCAGAAGAACATCGACAATGGACAAAATGATGACAATGCCGG AAACCTCCAACAGCTACTCACTCGCCGTCTACAAGGTTTAGCTTATTTCCTCGACAAGCTTCTATCACACAA ATGTGTTCTAAGTGAGGAGAAAAAGAAGTTAGCAGAGAGTATATTAGAGCAAAGTTTGGCTTTACCCGTGGGTTTGCAACTAGATGAATCCATAGCACCAGAAGAATTTACGTTAGACGAAAGCAATTTCGATATGACACAGTCCTTCAGAATTGAGGATCTGACCGCAATGTTTGGACACCACGGAATGTGTAGTGATGATAATAAACACGCACACAGAAAATCTACACGAAAACTGCTACCCAATGATTGTCCTTCCGAATCGGAATGTTGGTCGGAACCCGATAGAAACGTATCCCTTGCACGCATTGGATTGAACGATACAGGAGTAGGAGCCTTGGAAGCAACGTCTGACACTAACAGGCACAACAGAGCTCGCCGTTCGCGCATCTCTTACGGCTCCCGCTCAGAAGATAAAACAGCGAATGAAGCTGTATTGATCGATGAAATCCATCAACTTACGAAACAATGTGAAGAAATTGAATATGAGAAAAATGACTTGCATAGTCAGTTAGAATTTGCAAAAACTCAAATAGATGATCTTATTTCGGAGAAAGATGAACTTAAAACCAATTTATCAAACGAACGCTGTAAACTTGTTGAATTAAGTAAGGATTCTGAATTAATGAAAACCACTATAACTACATTACAGTTAAAGATAAGGGATGTCGAACAACAACTGGTTGATGCAACTCAAGTTAGAGATAAGTTACGTGCCGAAAGACAAGAGCTGGAATCTACGTTCTTGGAGACAGAACGATCACTGCGACGTGCCGCAGATGACGCGACCGTCCAAGCTTCTCAGGCTGCTTTAGAGAGAGCTCGGGCTCAGCATGATAGGCTACGCGTAGAAAAAGATCTTGAAGACACTCGCGAAAATTTAGCCAAAGCTATGGAAACTATTAGCAACTTTGAAAAAGAAATGGCTCGCAAGGTGGCGGTAGAGGCTTGTAATAGGGTTGTGGATGTGGTACATGAAGATGAGGAAGAAGACCGGCCCACTTCTCCAGACCAAGGAATCGATAGTGACAGATTATCAAGTCTTGAACATAACGATGCAGTCAATTTATCAACAC GTTCGTTATATGAAGAAAATATATCACTAAAGCAAAAACTAGCCCGAACTAAAGCCACCCTCGCGGAAACTCTCACTCGGTTAAATGCTGCCAACATGACGAAGAAAAGCGTACAGCGCGCTATCTGTCGCGAAATTCATAAGACTCACGGCGTTCTACGAAAGGCTAGAGATCATCTCGAAAATCCTAACTAA
- the LOC141426529 gene encoding centrosomin-like isoform X5, with amino-acid sequence MLHVTAASGISMKQYEEQLNGLRKENFHLKLRIYFLEEKLGTGSPPAVQGLLEHNVRLQVEVEELRRQLTDKQELLAVAAEAIDVLEHQGSMSLDSIENTINHSNIARNDPTAPETTKTETVNETCASESAGDYLCVTQNSNDMDELVKLRKENRKALQMIKGCMKKIQQQDKEIKKLKLDKELVYAHVSDSQLEKYEEILKCKDEHIKDLEGKLRELQKNIDNGQNDDNAGNLQQLLTRRLQGLAYFLDKLLSHKCVLSEEKKKLAESILEQSLALPVGLQLDESIAPEEFTLDESNFDMTQSFRIEDLTAMFGHHGMCSDDNKHAHRKSTRKLLPNDCPSESECWSEPDRNVSLARIGLNDTGVGALEATSDTNRHNRARRSRISYGSRSEDKTANEAVLIDEIHQLTKQCEEIEYEKNDLHSQLEFAKTQIDDLISEKDELKTNLSNERCKLVELSKDSELMKTTITTLQLKIRDVEQQLVDATQVRDKLRAERQELESTFLETERSLRRAADDATVQASQAALERARAQHDRLRVEKDLEDTRENLAKAMETISNFEKEMARKVAVEACNRVVDVVHEDEEEDRPTSPDQGIDSDRLSSLEHNDAVNLSTRSLYEENISLKQKLARTKATLAETLTRLNAANMTKKSVQRAICREIHKTHGVLRKARDHLENPN; translated from the exons ATGTTAC ACGTCACAGCTGCAAGTGGCATTAGCATGAAGCAGTATGAAGAACAGCTTAATGGATTAAGGAAAGAAAATTTTCATCTAAAACTGAGAATATATTTTCTTGAAGAAAAATTGGGAACTGGTTCACCTCCAGCGGTTCAG GGTCTTTTGGAGCATAATGTTCGGCTGCAGGTGGAAGTAGAAGAACTTCGAAGGCAGTTAACAGATAAGCAGGAACTCCTAGCAGTTGCTGCCGAAGCAATCGACGTTCTAGAACACCAG ggTTCTATGTCACTAGacagtatcgaaaatacaataaatCACAGCAACATTGCGCGAAATGATCCTACTGCACCG GAAACTACAAAAACTGAAACAGTTAATGAAACTTGTGCATCAGAATCCGCTGG AGATTATTTATGCGTCACCCAGAATAGTAATGACATG GATGAGTTGGTTAAGCTACGTAAGGAGAACCGTAAAGCCTTACAAATGATTAAGGGCTGTATGAAGAAAATTCAACAGCAAGACAAAGAAATTAAGAAGCTTAAACTG GATAAAGAACTGGTATACGCACATGTCAGTGATTCTCAGTTGGAAAAATATGAAGAGATTTTAAAGTGCAAAGACGAACACATCAAAGATCTTGAAGGTAAACTCAGAGAACTGCAGAAGAACATCGACAATGGACAAAATGATGACAATGCCGG AAACCTCCAACAGCTACTCACTCGCCGTCTACAAGGTTTAGCTTATTTCCTCGACAAGCTTCTATCACACAA ATGTGTTCTAAGTGAGGAGAAAAAGAAGTTAGCAGAGAGTATATTAGAGCAAAGTTTGGCTTTACCCGTGGGTTTGCAACTAGATGAATCCATAGCACCAGAAGAATTTACGTTAGACGAAAGCAATTTCGATATGACACAGTCCTTCAGAATTGAGGATCTGACCGCAATGTTTGGACACCACGGAATGTGTAGTGATGATAATAAACACGCACACAGAAAATCTACACGAAAACTGCTACCCAATGATTGTCCTTCCGAATCGGAATGTTGGTCGGAACCCGATAGAAACGTATCCCTTGCACGCATTGGATTGAACGATACAGGAGTAGGAGCCTTGGAAGCAACGTCTGACACTAACAGGCACAACAGAGCTCGCCGTTCGCGCATCTCTTACGGCTCCCGCTCAGAAGATAAAACAGCGAATGAAGCTGTATTGATCGATGAAATCCATCAACTTACGAAACAATGTGAAGAAATTGAATATGAGAAAAATGACTTGCATAGTCAGTTAGAATTTGCAAAAACTCAAATAGATGATCTTATTTCGGAGAAAGATGAACTTAAAACCAATTTATCAAACGAACGCTGTAAACTTGTTGAATTAAGTAAGGATTCTGAATTAATGAAAACCACTATAACTACATTACAGTTAAAGATAAGGGATGTCGAACAACAACTGGTTGATGCAACTCAAGTTAGAGATAAGTTACGTGCCGAAAGACAAGAGCTGGAATCTACGTTCTTGGAGACAGAACGATCACTGCGACGTGCCGCAGATGACGCGACCGTCCAAGCTTCTCAGGCTGCTTTAGAGAGAGCTCGGGCTCAGCATGATAGGCTACGCGTAGAAAAAGATCTTGAAGACACTCGCGAAAATTTAGCCAAAGCTATGGAAACTATTAGCAACTTTGAAAAAGAAATGGCTCGCAAGGTGGCGGTAGAGGCTTGTAATAGGGTTGTGGATGTGGTACATGAAGATGAGGAAGAAGACCGGCCCACTTCTCCAGACCAAGGAATCGATAGTGACAGATTATCAAGTCTTGAACATAACGATGCAGTCAATTTATCAACAC GTTCGTTATATGAAGAAAATATATCACTAAAGCAAAAACTAGCCCGAACTAAAGCCACCCTCGCGGAAACTCTCACTCGGTTAAATGCTGCCAACATGACGAAGAAAAGCGTACAGCGCGCTATCTGTCGCGAAATTCATAAGACTCACGGCGTTCTACGAAAGGCTAGAGATCATCTCGAAAATCCTAACTAA
- the LOC141426529 gene encoding centrosomin-like isoform X3 — protein sequence MATLPRTSKHGAGISSPFSTSPRALQEMSLPAPEGLDVTAASGISMKQYEEQLNGLRKENFHLKLRIYFLEEKLGTGSPPAVQGLLEHNVRLQVEVEELRRQLTDKQELLAVAAEAIDVLEHQETTKTETVNETCASESAGDYLCVTQNSNDMDELVKLRKENRKALQMIKGCMKKIQQQDKEIKKLKLDKELVYAHVSDSQLEKYEEILKCKDEHIKDLEGKLRELQKNIDNGQNDDNAGNLQQLLTRRLQGLAYFLDKLLSHKCVLSEEKKKLAESILEQSLALPVGLQLDESIAPEEFTLDESNFDMTQSFRIEDLTAMFGHHGMCSDDNKHAHRKSTRKLLPNDCPSESECWSEPDRNVSLARIGLNDTGVGALEATSDTNRHNRARRSRISYGSRSEDKTANEAVLIDEIHQLTKQCEEIEYEKNDLHSQLEFAKTQIDDLISEKDELKTNLSNERCKLVELSKDSELMKTTITTLQLKIRDVEQQLVDATQVRDKLRAERQELESTFLETERSLRRAADDATVQASQAALERARAQHDRLRVEKDLEDTRENLAKAMETISNFEKEMARKVAVEACNRVVDVVHEDEEEDRPTSPDQGIDSDRLSSLEHNDAVNLSTRSLYEENISLKQKLARTKATLAETLTRLNAANMTKKSVQRAICREIHKTHGVLRKARDHLENPN from the exons ATGGCAACATTACCAAGGACGTCAAAACATGGAGCTGGTATATCTTCTCCTTTTAG cacGAGTCCGCGGGCTCTTCAAGAGATGAGTCTGCCGGCTCCAGAGGGATTAG ACGTCACAGCTGCAAGTGGCATTAGCATGAAGCAGTATGAAGAACAGCTTAATGGATTAAGGAAAGAAAATTTTCATCTAAAACTGAGAATATATTTTCTTGAAGAAAAATTGGGAACTGGTTCACCTCCAGCGGTTCAG GGTCTTTTGGAGCATAATGTTCGGCTGCAGGTGGAAGTAGAAGAACTTCGAAGGCAGTTAACAGATAAGCAGGAACTCCTAGCAGTTGCTGCCGAAGCAATCGACGTTCTAGAACACCAG GAAACTACAAAAACTGAAACAGTTAATGAAACTTGTGCATCAGAATCCGCTGG AGATTATTTATGCGTCACCCAGAATAGTAATGACATG GATGAGTTGGTTAAGCTACGTAAGGAGAACCGTAAAGCCTTACAAATGATTAAGGGCTGTATGAAGAAAATTCAACAGCAAGACAAAGAAATTAAGAAGCTTAAACTG GATAAAGAACTGGTATACGCACATGTCAGTGATTCTCAGTTGGAAAAATATGAAGAGATTTTAAAGTGCAAAGACGAACACATCAAAGATCTTGAAGGTAAACTCAGAGAACTGCAGAAGAACATCGACAATGGACAAAATGATGACAATGCCGG AAACCTCCAACAGCTACTCACTCGCCGTCTACAAGGTTTAGCTTATTTCCTCGACAAGCTTCTATCACACAA ATGTGTTCTAAGTGAGGAGAAAAAGAAGTTAGCAGAGAGTATATTAGAGCAAAGTTTGGCTTTACCCGTGGGTTTGCAACTAGATGAATCCATAGCACCAGAAGAATTTACGTTAGACGAAAGCAATTTCGATATGACACAGTCCTTCAGAATTGAGGATCTGACCGCAATGTTTGGACACCACGGAATGTGTAGTGATGATAATAAACACGCACACAGAAAATCTACACGAAAACTGCTACCCAATGATTGTCCTTCCGAATCGGAATGTTGGTCGGAACCCGATAGAAACGTATCCCTTGCACGCATTGGATTGAACGATACAGGAGTAGGAGCCTTGGAAGCAACGTCTGACACTAACAGGCACAACAGAGCTCGCCGTTCGCGCATCTCTTACGGCTCCCGCTCAGAAGATAAAACAGCGAATGAAGCTGTATTGATCGATGAAATCCATCAACTTACGAAACAATGTGAAGAAATTGAATATGAGAAAAATGACTTGCATAGTCAGTTAGAATTTGCAAAAACTCAAATAGATGATCTTATTTCGGAGAAAGATGAACTTAAAACCAATTTATCAAACGAACGCTGTAAACTTGTTGAATTAAGTAAGGATTCTGAATTAATGAAAACCACTATAACTACATTACAGTTAAAGATAAGGGATGTCGAACAACAACTGGTTGATGCAACTCAAGTTAGAGATAAGTTACGTGCCGAAAGACAAGAGCTGGAATCTACGTTCTTGGAGACAGAACGATCACTGCGACGTGCCGCAGATGACGCGACCGTCCAAGCTTCTCAGGCTGCTTTAGAGAGAGCTCGGGCTCAGCATGATAGGCTACGCGTAGAAAAAGATCTTGAAGACACTCGCGAAAATTTAGCCAAAGCTATGGAAACTATTAGCAACTTTGAAAAAGAAATGGCTCGCAAGGTGGCGGTAGAGGCTTGTAATAGGGTTGTGGATGTGGTACATGAAGATGAGGAAGAAGACCGGCCCACTTCTCCAGACCAAGGAATCGATAGTGACAGATTATCAAGTCTTGAACATAACGATGCAGTCAATTTATCAACAC GTTCGTTATATGAAGAAAATATATCACTAAAGCAAAAACTAGCCCGAACTAAAGCCACCCTCGCGGAAACTCTCACTCGGTTAAATGCTGCCAACATGACGAAGAAAAGCGTACAGCGCGCTATCTGTCGCGAAATTCATAAGACTCACGGCGTTCTACGAAAGGCTAGAGATCATCTCGAAAATCCTAACTAA
- the LOC141426529 gene encoding uncharacterized protein isoform X4, with product MELVYLLLLDVTAASGISMKQYEEQLNGLRKENFHLKLRIYFLEEKLGTGSPPAVQGLLEHNVRLQVEVEELRRQLTDKQELLAVAAEAIDVLEHQGSMSLDSIENTINHSNIARNDPTAPETTKTETVNETCASESAGDYLCVTQNSNDMDELVKLRKENRKALQMIKGCMKKIQQQDKEIKKLKLDKELVYAHVSDSQLEKYEEILKCKDEHIKDLEGKLRELQKNIDNGQNDDNAGNLQQLLTRRLQGLAYFLDKLLSHKCVLSEEKKKLAESILEQSLALPVGLQLDESIAPEEFTLDESNFDMTQSFRIEDLTAMFGHHGMCSDDNKHAHRKSTRKLLPNDCPSESECWSEPDRNVSLARIGLNDTGVGALEATSDTNRHNRARRSRISYGSRSEDKTANEAVLIDEIHQLTKQCEEIEYEKNDLHSQLEFAKTQIDDLISEKDELKTNLSNERCKLVELSKDSELMKTTITTLQLKIRDVEQQLVDATQVRDKLRAERQELESTFLETERSLRRAADDATVQASQAALERARAQHDRLRVEKDLEDTRENLAKAMETISNFEKEMARKVAVEACNRVVDVVHEDEEEDRPTSPDQGIDSDRLSSLEHNDAVNLSTRSLYEENISLKQKLARTKATLAETLTRLNAANMTKKSVQRAICREIHKTHGVLRKARDHLENPN from the exons ATGGAGCTGGTATATCTTCTCCTTTTAG ACGTCACAGCTGCAAGTGGCATTAGCATGAAGCAGTATGAAGAACAGCTTAATGGATTAAGGAAAGAAAATTTTCATCTAAAACTGAGAATATATTTTCTTGAAGAAAAATTGGGAACTGGTTCACCTCCAGCGGTTCAG GGTCTTTTGGAGCATAATGTTCGGCTGCAGGTGGAAGTAGAAGAACTTCGAAGGCAGTTAACAGATAAGCAGGAACTCCTAGCAGTTGCTGCCGAAGCAATCGACGTTCTAGAACACCAG ggTTCTATGTCACTAGacagtatcgaaaatacaataaatCACAGCAACATTGCGCGAAATGATCCTACTGCACCG GAAACTACAAAAACTGAAACAGTTAATGAAACTTGTGCATCAGAATCCGCTGG AGATTATTTATGCGTCACCCAGAATAGTAATGACATG GATGAGTTGGTTAAGCTACGTAAGGAGAACCGTAAAGCCTTACAAATGATTAAGGGCTGTATGAAGAAAATTCAACAGCAAGACAAAGAAATTAAGAAGCTTAAACTG GATAAAGAACTGGTATACGCACATGTCAGTGATTCTCAGTTGGAAAAATATGAAGAGATTTTAAAGTGCAAAGACGAACACATCAAAGATCTTGAAGGTAAACTCAGAGAACTGCAGAAGAACATCGACAATGGACAAAATGATGACAATGCCGG AAACCTCCAACAGCTACTCACTCGCCGTCTACAAGGTTTAGCTTATTTCCTCGACAAGCTTCTATCACACAA ATGTGTTCTAAGTGAGGAGAAAAAGAAGTTAGCAGAGAGTATATTAGAGCAAAGTTTGGCTTTACCCGTGGGTTTGCAACTAGATGAATCCATAGCACCAGAAGAATTTACGTTAGACGAAAGCAATTTCGATATGACACAGTCCTTCAGAATTGAGGATCTGACCGCAATGTTTGGACACCACGGAATGTGTAGTGATGATAATAAACACGCACACAGAAAATCTACACGAAAACTGCTACCCAATGATTGTCCTTCCGAATCGGAATGTTGGTCGGAACCCGATAGAAACGTATCCCTTGCACGCATTGGATTGAACGATACAGGAGTAGGAGCCTTGGAAGCAACGTCTGACACTAACAGGCACAACAGAGCTCGCCGTTCGCGCATCTCTTACGGCTCCCGCTCAGAAGATAAAACAGCGAATGAAGCTGTATTGATCGATGAAATCCATCAACTTACGAAACAATGTGAAGAAATTGAATATGAGAAAAATGACTTGCATAGTCAGTTAGAATTTGCAAAAACTCAAATAGATGATCTTATTTCGGAGAAAGATGAACTTAAAACCAATTTATCAAACGAACGCTGTAAACTTGTTGAATTAAGTAAGGATTCTGAATTAATGAAAACCACTATAACTACATTACAGTTAAAGATAAGGGATGTCGAACAACAACTGGTTGATGCAACTCAAGTTAGAGATAAGTTACGTGCCGAAAGACAAGAGCTGGAATCTACGTTCTTGGAGACAGAACGATCACTGCGACGTGCCGCAGATGACGCGACCGTCCAAGCTTCTCAGGCTGCTTTAGAGAGAGCTCGGGCTCAGCATGATAGGCTACGCGTAGAAAAAGATCTTGAAGACACTCGCGAAAATTTAGCCAAAGCTATGGAAACTATTAGCAACTTTGAAAAAGAAATGGCTCGCAAGGTGGCGGTAGAGGCTTGTAATAGGGTTGTGGATGTGGTACATGAAGATGAGGAAGAAGACCGGCCCACTTCTCCAGACCAAGGAATCGATAGTGACAGATTATCAAGTCTTGAACATAACGATGCAGTCAATTTATCAACAC GTTCGTTATATGAAGAAAATATATCACTAAAGCAAAAACTAGCCCGAACTAAAGCCACCCTCGCGGAAACTCTCACTCGGTTAAATGCTGCCAACATGACGAAGAAAAGCGTACAGCGCGCTATCTGTCGCGAAATTCATAAGACTCACGGCGTTCTACGAAAGGCTAGAGATCATCTCGAAAATCCTAACTAA